DNA sequence from the Parasphaerochaeta coccoides DSM 17374 genome:
TGATATTTTCCCACGGATTTTCATTGCCGGAGTATTGGTTTTGCGTGGTGTTGTTTGCGCTCCCCATAATCTTATGTAAGCCTCATGAAGTTATTTCAGGAGCTTTCCTATCTCGGTGAAGTTCGAGGCATGCAGCACCCCTTTCCCCAGGTCATCATTGGGGAGACGGTAGGCTATGCACGCCATTCCCGCGCTTTGCGCGGCCTGAATGCCGGCATGGGCATCCTCTACGACCACACAACGGGATGGTTCCGCATCCAGCAAGGACGCCGCGACAAGGAACACTTGCGGATGGGGTTTGCTATGGCTGATCATAGTCCCGTCAGCTACTGCATCAAACACATCCATTATCCCCAGACGTCCAAGAATCAGACGGGCATTGCGGCTGGACGACCCAATGGCAAGTTTCATCCCCCTGCCTTTCAGGTCGGAAAGGAGCGGCAGCACATCATCCTCAAGATCAGAAGGAACCATGCGTTCCAGATATTCCCTGTACCATTCGTTCTTCTTTTCCATTGCCCCATGGATGTCTTTTTCATCCAGTGACGTATTGTTATGCCGCAGGATAATCTCCAGACTTTCCCGTCGGCTGACGCCGCGCAGGAGATTGTTGACCGACCTGTCGAATCGCAATCCCAGAGTATCGCACAGTCTTTTCCATGCGAGAAAATGAAATTCATCAGTATGGCAAATCACTCCGTCAAGGTCAAAAATACACGCAGTGTACATCACACGCTCTCCTTGAGTCTTTCGGGCGATGTGCGTTTGGATGATGTCCCCCCGGACAATGCACCTTCGGCCAATGTACGTTCGGACGACGTGCGCAACGCAAACACCTTCTTTTCCTGAGTGACCCTGACAGGCTCTCCGTAAAGATAAAGCTGTTCTTCCTCACCTTCAAGCAGGTACAAGGTCACTGTTTCATGGTTTACCCTGACCATTACCGCGCAATCATTCA
Encoded proteins:
- the pgmB gene encoding beta-phosphoglucomutase, with amino-acid sequence MYTACIFDLDGVICHTDEFHFLAWKRLCDTLGLRFDRSVNNLLRGVSRRESLEIILRHNNTSLDEKDIHGAMEKKNEWYREYLERMVPSDLEDDVLPLLSDLKGRGMKLAIGSSSRNARLILGRLGIMDVFDAVADGTMISHSKPHPQVFLVAASLLDAEPSRCVVVEDAHAGIQAAQSAGMACIAYRLPNDDLGKGVLHASNFTEIGKLLK